From one Papio anubis isolate 15944 chromosome 12, Panubis1.0, whole genome shotgun sequence genomic stretch:
- the SCGB1A1 gene encoding LOW QUALITY PROTEIN: uteroglobin (The sequence of the model RefSeq protein was modified relative to this genomic sequence to represent the inferred CDS: deleted 1 base in 1 codon), giving the protein MKLAVTLPLVTLALYCSSASAEVCPTFLRVIESLCLDTPSSFEAAMDFFSPDQDMSEAGAQLKKLVDTLPAKARDSIIKLMEKIDKSLLCN; this is encoded by the exons ATGAAACTCGCTGTCACCCTCCCCCTGGTCACGCTGGCTCTCTACTGCAGCTCCG CTTCCGCAGAGGTCTGCCCGACCTTTCTGCGTGTCATTGAATCCCTGTGCCTGGACACACCCTCCAGTTTTGAGGCTGCCATG GATTTTTTCAGCCCCGATCAAGACATGAGTGAGGCAGGGGCTCAGCTGAAGAAGCTGGTGGACACCCTCCCCGCAAAGGCCAGAGACAGCATCATTAAGCTCATG gaaaaaatagacaaaagctTACTGTGTAATTAG